The following coding sequences are from one archaeon BMS3Bbin15 window:
- the sucD gene encoding succinyl-CoA ligase [ADP-forming] subunit alpha, with the protein MSILINKNTGVIVQGITGSQGSFHTKLMLDYGTEVVAGVTPGRGGRDVHGVRVYNTVAEAIEVSDAEASVIFVPAPFALDAALEAIEHLKLVAIITEGIPVHDALKIKAYAKAEGVRVIGPNTAGIIVPGKSKLGIMPAEVFIPGKVGIISRSGTLAYEIALTLTEAGLGQSALVGIGGDPVVGTDFIDILKLYEADPETEAVVLIGEIGGDAEERASEYIKNMSKPVVGYIAGVTAPEGKRMGHAGAIISHGKGTAKSKIEALEKAGAEVAGIPQKIPELVKKVLP; encoded by the coding sequence TTGAGCATATTAATAAATAAAAATACAGGAGTTATCGTTCAGGGAATTACAGGTTCCCAGGGCAGCTTTCATACAAAGCTCATGCTGGATTATGGCACAGAGGTGGTGGCAGGAGTCACTCCAGGAAGGGGTGGTAGAGATGTGCATGGCGTTAGAGTTTATAACACAGTTGCTGAGGCTATCGAGGTAAGCGATGCTGAGGCAAGTGTTATATTTGTGCCTGCTCCCTTTGCTCTTGACGCTGCTCTCGAGGCTATTGAACACCTGAAGCTTGTGGCTATCATAACAGAAGGCATACCTGTGCACGATGCACTAAAAATTAAAGCTTATGCTAAAGCCGAAGGTGTCAGAGTAATCGGCCCCAATACTGCTGGAATTATTGTACCGGGTAAGAGCAAGCTTGGAATAATGCCTGCCGAAGTTTTTATTCCAGGTAAAGTCGGTATAATATCAAGAAGTGGAACTCTTGCCTATGAGATTGCTCTCACTCTGACTGAAGCTGGACTTGGCCAGAGTGCTCTTGTTGGCATAGGCGGTGACCCTGTTGTGGGAACTGATTTTATCGATATTCTTAAACTCTATGAGGCAGACCCTGAAACTGAGGCGGTTGTGTTGATAGGTGAAATCGGTGGTGATGCTGAGGAGAGAGCCTCGGAGTATATAAAAAATATGAGCAAGCCTGTTGTAGGTTATATAGCGGGAGTTACTGCACCCGAAGGAAAAAGGATGGGCCATGCCGGAGCAATAATTTCCCATGGTAAGGGAACAGCTAAGAGCAAAATTGAAGCATTGGAAAAAGCAGGTGCAGAGGTGGCAGGAATTCCCCAGAAGATACCAGAACTTGTAAAGAAGGTATTACCTTAG